In one Methylocaldum szegediense genomic region, the following are encoded:
- a CDS encoding DUF3015 domain-containing protein — translation MKKMTIVIGGLLLIGPMLAHSTNHVQGAGPRGDGASGCGWGALLFDGNSGVGAHVLAVTTNGSFGNNTFGLSSGTNGCDAEQPIRYRGGRVYIGANMTKLAEDMSRGSGETLAGLSEVMGIAKEDRPAFYALLKKHFAVIFPRDSVTSDEVMDALIVVMKSDPILSKYVG, via the coding sequence ATGAAGAAGATGACGATCGTGATCGGTGGTCTGTTGTTAATCGGCCCTATGCTGGCCCACTCGACCAACCATGTCCAAGGCGCGGGCCCGAGGGGAGACGGCGCTAGCGGTTGCGGCTGGGGTGCCTTGCTGTTCGACGGTAACAGCGGCGTCGGCGCTCACGTGCTCGCCGTTACGACCAACGGCAGCTTTGGCAACAATACCTTCGGCTTATCGTCGGGCACTAATGGCTGCGACGCTGAGCAGCCCATTCGCTACAGGGGCGGACGCGTTTACATCGGCGCCAACATGACCAAATTGGCCGAGGACATGTCTCGCGGTTCCGGCGAAACGCTTGCCGGACTCTCCGAAGTCATGGGCATTGCAAAAGAAGACCGGCCGGCCTTCTATGCACTGCTCAAGAAGCACTTTGCCGTGATTTTTCCCCGAGACTCCGTCACCAGCGATGAAGTCATGGATGCTTTGATCGTTGTGATGAAGTCCGACCCTATACTGTCGAAATACGTCGGCTAA
- a CDS encoding AMP-binding protein, giving the protein MANRPLTIYQDESASKAFESTQPLYTSIQHFSETRVIAIDRGRSISLGEYWREVTSLAANLPNRPYMVNLCENRYRFLVAFAAALIRGQVNLLPPSRAPKVLQRVAEQFPQLYCLTDGSDVPEGLDEVVRYDDRVPQLISVRDACIFDIPGERVAAIAFTSGSTGHPQPHVKTWRTFCESAKLIGAALGLAKHRLVTVVATVPPQHMYGLETSILLPFCLDEVALYSGRPFFPADIGAALEQCPKPRMLVTTPVHIRALVEAGEKLPDIELIVSATAPLSRDWALKAETLFQTRVLEIYGCTEAGSIAFRRTTVDDLWQAFDGVRFQSKAEESWVEAEHLPEPVVLNDVIECHSTRRFRLLGRSADLVNIAGKRTSIGALNSVLNEIEGVRDGVFFLPDGPEASVRLIAFAVAPSMTKDDLMAELRARLDPVFLPRPLYLLDELPRSETGKLPRQVLAELADKLAKT; this is encoded by the coding sequence ATGGCAAACAGGCCATTGACGATATATCAAGACGAATCCGCTTCCAAAGCCTTCGAATCCACCCAACCACTTTATACGTCGATCCAGCATTTCAGCGAAACCCGTGTAATTGCGATTGATAGGGGCCGTTCCATATCGTTGGGAGAATATTGGCGGGAAGTCACGAGTCTTGCGGCAAATCTTCCCAATCGACCTTACATGGTCAATCTGTGCGAAAACCGCTACCGGTTTCTCGTCGCTTTTGCGGCGGCCCTTATCAGGGGGCAGGTCAATCTCTTACCGCCGAGTCGCGCGCCCAAGGTGTTACAGCGGGTGGCGGAGCAATTTCCCCAGCTGTATTGCTTGACCGATGGTTCGGACGTTCCCGAAGGACTGGATGAGGTCGTCCGCTACGATGATCGTGTCCCGCAACTGATATCGGTGCGGGACGCTTGCATTTTCGACATCCCCGGAGAGCGGGTTGCCGCGATTGCTTTCACATCAGGAAGCACCGGCCATCCGCAGCCTCATGTCAAAACCTGGAGGACCTTTTGTGAAAGCGCGAAACTGATTGGTGCGGCGTTAGGCTTGGCGAAGCATCGATTGGTTACCGTGGTTGCGACTGTCCCTCCGCAGCACATGTACGGTCTCGAGACTAGTATCCTGCTGCCATTCTGCCTAGACGAGGTGGCGCTGTATTCTGGGAGGCCTTTTTTCCCGGCCGACATCGGAGCGGCTCTGGAACAGTGCCCAAAGCCACGAATGCTCGTGACAACACCGGTACATATTCGAGCTCTCGTCGAGGCGGGAGAAAAACTGCCGGACATCGAGCTCATCGTGTCGGCAACGGCACCACTTTCCCGCGACTGGGCGCTCAAGGCAGAAACCCTGTTTCAAACCCGCGTGCTGGAAATATACGGCTGTACGGAAGCAGGCTCGATCGCCTTCCGCCGTACAACCGTGGATGACCTGTGGCAGGCGTTCGATGGTGTGCGTTTTCAAAGCAAAGCCGAAGAATCTTGGGTCGAAGCGGAGCACCTTCCCGAACCTGTCGTGCTGAACGATGTGATCGAATGTCACAGCACTCGGCGTTTCAGGCTCCTGGGGCGCAGTGCGGACCTCGTCAACATCGCCGGTAAGCGCACGTCCATCGGGGCGCTGAATAGCGTACTGAACGAGATCGAAGGGGTTCGGGATGGGGTCTTCTTTTTGCCAGACGGACCTGAAGCGAGCGTTCGCCTAATCGCTTTCGCCGTGGCGCCGAGTATGACCAAGGATGACCTAATGGCGGAATTGCGGGCCCGCCTCGACCCGGTTTTTCTACCTCGGCCATTGTATCTATTAGACGAGTTGCCTCGCTCCGAGACCGGCAAATTGCCCCGGCAAGTTTTGGCGGAACTGGCGGATAAACTTGCAAAGACGTGA
- the dapD gene encoding 2,3,4,5-tetrahydropyridine-2,6-dicarboxylate N-succinyltransferase, with translation MSLENIINEAFEDRAHLTPTSTSAVIREAVQEALALLDSGRARVAEKKNGEWEVNQWLKKAVLLSFRIADNRMMEGGETKYFDKVEPKFGGFRPEHFAAMGARVVPPATVRRGAYIGPGVVLMPSFVNIGAYVDAGTMVDTWATVGSCAQIGKNVHLSGGVGIGGVLEPLQAAPTIIEDNCFIGARSEIVEGVIVEEGSVISMGVYIGQSTKIYNRMTGEITYGRVPAGSVVVPGSLPAKDGSHSLYCAVIIKQVDEKTRSKVGINELLRD, from the coding sequence ATGTCCTTAGAAAACATCATCAACGAAGCCTTTGAAGACCGAGCCCACCTCACCCCCACGTCGACCAGTGCTGTGATCCGCGAAGCTGTTCAGGAGGCGCTGGCGCTGCTCGACAGCGGACGCGCGCGGGTCGCCGAGAAGAAGAATGGGGAATGGGAGGTCAACCAATGGCTCAAGAAAGCCGTGCTGCTGTCCTTCCGAATCGCCGATAATCGGATGATGGAAGGTGGCGAAACCAAGTACTTCGACAAAGTCGAACCTAAATTCGGCGGCTTCAGACCGGAACATTTTGCCGCCATGGGGGCGCGTGTGGTGCCACCCGCCACCGTCCGGCGCGGTGCCTACATTGGCCCCGGCGTCGTATTGATGCCGTCTTTCGTCAACATCGGCGCTTATGTGGATGCCGGCACGATGGTGGATACCTGGGCTACCGTGGGTTCCTGCGCTCAGATCGGCAAGAATGTTCACCTATCCGGCGGAGTCGGCATCGGCGGCGTTTTGGAACCTTTGCAGGCCGCACCCACTATCATCGAGGACAACTGCTTCATTGGCGCCCGTTCGGAAATCGTTGAAGGTGTCATCGTCGAAGAGGGCTCGGTCATCTCCATGGGTGTGTATATTGGGCAGAGCACAAAGATTTATAACCGCATGACCGGTGAAATCACTTACGGACGGGTACCGGCGGGCTCGGTGGTAGTACCCGGAAGCCTCCCTGCCAAAGACGGAAGCCACAGCCTTTACTGTGCAGTGATCATCAAGCAAGTGGACGAAAAAACACGCAGTAAAGTGGGCATCAACGAGCTGCTGCGCGACTGA
- the dapC gene encoding succinyldiaminopimelate transaminase, producing the protein MNPHLQKLQPYPFEKLFELKRGITPPTDKPHIALSIGEPKHPTPQFITESLIAHLHGLANYPATKGLPELRRAIADWLSRRFSLPAESVDPERHILPCNGTREALFSFAQCVIDASKRPLVLVPNPFYQIYEGAALLSGAEPYFLNATREAGYLPDFHSVPDEVWARCQLIYLCSPANPSGAVIGAETHRRLIELSDRYGFLIASDECYSELYLDESAPPPSLLQSAYAMGNTEFKRCIVFHSLSKRSNAPGLRSGFIAGDAEVMTLYQRYRTYHGCTLPLPVQHASMKAWQDEKHVAENRAEYRRKFSAVYQVLKDLLDVSLPSGGFYLWLNTQRDDCEFARNLYARQNVTVLPGSFLSRDARGVNPGQNHIRMALVAPLEECVEAAYRIREFIQ; encoded by the coding sequence ATGAATCCCCATCTACAAAAACTACAGCCCTACCCGTTCGAGAAGCTGTTCGAACTCAAGCGAGGGATCACGCCGCCCACTGACAAACCTCATATCGCGTTATCGATAGGGGAACCCAAACATCCGACGCCGCAATTCATTACCGAAAGCCTGATCGCTCATCTTCACGGGCTGGCCAATTATCCAGCCACCAAGGGGCTTCCGGAACTGCGCCGGGCGATCGCGGACTGGCTGTCGCGCCGTTTTTCCCTACCTGCGGAAAGCGTGGACCCGGAACGCCATATCCTACCCTGTAACGGGACCCGCGAAGCGCTATTCTCCTTCGCCCAGTGCGTCATTGATGCCTCCAAACGACCGCTGGTTTTGGTGCCCAATCCGTTTTATCAGATTTACGAGGGAGCGGCCCTGCTGAGCGGTGCAGAACCTTATTTTTTGAATGCAACGCGGGAAGCCGGCTATTTGCCGGACTTCCACTCGGTGCCGGACGAGGTCTGGGCGCGTTGTCAGCTGATTTATCTCTGCTCTCCGGCCAACCCCTCCGGGGCGGTCATCGGAGCCGAAACACACCGAAGACTCATCGAGTTGTCGGATCGCTATGGATTCTTGATCGCGTCGGATGAGTGCTATTCCGAGCTGTATTTGGACGAATCGGCTCCGCCTCCCAGCTTGTTGCAGTCCGCCTACGCCATGGGCAATACGGAGTTCAAGCGCTGCATCGTGTTCCATAGCCTTTCCAAGCGTTCCAATGCGCCCGGACTCCGGTCCGGTTTCATTGCCGGAGATGCGGAGGTCATGACGCTCTACCAGCGGTATCGCACCTACCATGGCTGTACGCTCCCGTTGCCCGTGCAGCACGCGAGCATGAAAGCCTGGCAGGACGAGAAACATGTCGCCGAGAACCGGGCGGAATATAGGCGAAAGTTCTCGGCCGTTTACCAGGTTCTAAAAGATCTGCTCGACGTGTCTCTGCCCTCCGGCGGGTTTTATCTATGGCTCAACACGCAGCGCGACGACTGCGAGTTCGCGCGGAATCTCTATGCCCGTCAAAACGTAACGGTACTGCCTGGGAGTTTTCTGTCACGCGACGCTCGCGGAGTCAATCCTGGCCAAAACCATATCCGGATGGCCTTGGTCGCGCCTTTGGAGGAATGCGTGGAAGCCGCCTACCGCATTCGGGAGTTCATTCAATAA
- a CDS encoding proline--tRNA ligase — MRTSQFPLNTIKETPADAEVVSHKLMLRAGLIRKLAAGLYTWLPLGLRVLRKVENIIREEMDRSGALEVLMPAVQPGELWQESGRWDMFGPELCRFKDRHERDFCLGPTHEEIITDLVRSEIKSYKQLPVNYYQIQTKFRDEIRPRFGVMRAREFLMKDAYSFHLNQESLQETYDRMYETYSRIFKRLGLRFRAVLADTGAIGGSMSHEFHVLAESGEDAIAFSDQSDYAANVELAEALAPAEARQPASRPMEKVATPGKTSIAEVAEFLNVPPEKILKAIAVMIAKRDLDREWEEFCLLLLRGDHELNEVKVGKILGKFRFATDDEIEQHMGCRAGYIGPIQITGAKGVINMVADRAVPAMSDFVCGANEKGFHLVGVNWDRDQPTPLHVHDIRKVQEGDPSPDGKGNLHIARGIEVGHIFQLGTKYSEAMHATVLNEEGKNQVLIMGCYGIGVSRVVAAAIEQNHDERGIIWPEALAPFQVALTPINMHTSERLREVAEHLYNALLSEGIDVLFDDRKIRPGVMFADLELIGIPHRVVVSERLLESNQAEYKGRQDGEAIQIPLEEVVPFLRTRLNSIG; from the coding sequence ATGCGCACTAGCCAATTTCCGCTTAACACGATCAAGGAAACCCCGGCCGATGCCGAAGTCGTCAGCCATAAACTGATGCTCCGCGCCGGCTTAATCCGCAAGCTTGCCGCCGGCCTTTACACGTGGCTCCCGTTGGGACTGCGCGTACTCCGCAAGGTGGAAAACATCATCCGCGAGGAAATGGATCGCAGCGGCGCGCTCGAAGTACTCATGCCGGCGGTGCAACCCGGCGAGCTGTGGCAGGAATCGGGCCGTTGGGATATGTTCGGCCCCGAACTTTGCCGCTTCAAGGATCGCCACGAGCGGGATTTCTGCCTCGGACCTACACACGAGGAAATCATCACCGATCTGGTCCGCAGCGAGATCAAGAGCTACAAGCAGCTGCCGGTCAACTATTATCAGATTCAAACGAAGTTCCGGGACGAGATCCGCCCCCGATTCGGCGTCATGCGCGCCCGCGAATTCCTGATGAAGGACGCCTACTCGTTCCATCTCAACCAGGAGTCCTTGCAGGAAACCTACGACCGGATGTACGAGACTTATTCCCGAATCTTCAAACGGCTGGGATTGCGGTTTCGTGCCGTACTCGCCGATACCGGAGCCATCGGCGGCAGCATGTCTCACGAGTTTCACGTACTCGCGGAGTCCGGAGAAGACGCCATCGCTTTTTCCGACCAGAGCGATTATGCCGCCAATGTGGAACTGGCCGAAGCCCTCGCGCCAGCCGAGGCGCGCCAGCCCGCGAGCCGCCCCATGGAGAAGGTCGCGACGCCCGGCAAGACCAGCATTGCCGAAGTAGCGGAATTTCTGAACGTTCCGCCCGAAAAAATCCTCAAAGCCATCGCCGTGATGATCGCGAAACGCGATCTCGACCGCGAATGGGAGGAATTTTGCCTGTTGCTGCTGCGAGGCGATCATGAACTCAACGAAGTCAAGGTCGGTAAAATTCTCGGCAAGTTCCGCTTCGCCACCGACGATGAAATCGAGCAGCACATGGGCTGCCGTGCGGGCTACATCGGCCCGATCCAAATAACCGGCGCGAAAGGAGTCATCAACATGGTTGCGGACCGTGCCGTACCGGCGATGAGCGATTTCGTCTGCGGCGCAAATGAGAAAGGGTTCCATCTCGTCGGCGTCAACTGGGACCGCGACCAGCCGACGCCCTTGCACGTTCACGACATTCGCAAGGTCCAAGAGGGCGATCCCAGCCCGGACGGCAAGGGAAATCTACACATCGCCCGCGGCATCGAAGTTGGACATATCTTCCAGCTCGGTACCAAATACAGCGAAGCGATGCATGCTACGGTGCTGAATGAAGAAGGAAAGAACCAGGTGCTGATCATGGGCTGCTATGGCATAGGAGTGTCCCGCGTGGTCGCCGCCGCCATCGAACAAAATCACGACGAACGGGGAATCATTTGGCCGGAAGCACTAGCCCCGTTCCAGGTGGCTCTAACCCCGATCAACATGCATACATCGGAACGGCTAAGAGAAGTAGCCGAGCACTTGTACAACGCTCTCTTAAGCGAAGGCATAGACGTCCTGTTCGACGATCGAAAAATCCGACCCGGTGTTATGTTCGCAGACTTGGAACTGATCGGAATTCCCCACCGCGTCGTGGTCAGCGAGCGCTTGCTCGAATCGAATCAGGCGGAATACAAGGGCCGGCAGGACGGAGAAGCCATTCAAATTCCGCTCGAGGAGGTCGTGCCTTTCCTTCGAACGCGGCTGAACAGTATCGGTTGA
- a CDS encoding IS481 family transposase — translation MQIRLHKNARTTPAVRQAIQASTLSERALAQKHGISRTTVRKWKHRSSVEDASHRPHTLRTTLTPAQEAIVVYLRQALLLPLDDLLAVTREFLNPAVSRSGLDRCLRRHGVASLKTLLPPTEKAKVKPFKAYEPGFLHLDVKYLPAIDGEPRRYLFVAIDRATRWVYVALKPNRTALSAKDFLKAVIQAAPFRIQKCLTDNGSEFTDRFLTRTRQPSGTHEFDRLCTEQGIEHRLIPPGRPQTNGLVERFNGRIEEVLQTHHFDSTADLDTTLHRYVELYNHHIPQKALRHLTPIQALKNWQLSHPHLFRKKVYDLAGLDT, via the coding sequence ATGCAGATTCGTCTTCATAAGAACGCCCGTACCACCCCGGCCGTTCGGCAGGCCATTCAAGCGTCCACGTTGAGCGAGCGCGCCTTGGCCCAAAAGCATGGCATTAGCCGAACGACCGTCCGCAAGTGGAAACACCGCTCCTCGGTCGAAGATGCCTCACACCGGCCCCACACCCTCAGAACCACGCTCACGCCCGCCCAGGAAGCCATCGTGGTCTACCTCCGCCAAGCTCTGCTCCTCCCCTTGGATGATCTCCTGGCCGTGACCCGGGAATTTCTCAATCCCGCCGTGTCCCGTTCCGGGCTAGACCGCTGCCTGCGCCGCCACGGGGTGGCGTCCCTCAAGACCCTGCTTCCGCCTACAGAGAAGGCGAAGGTCAAACCCTTCAAGGCCTATGAGCCCGGCTTCCTTCACCTGGATGTTAAGTACTTGCCCGCCATCGACGGCGAACCCCGCCGATACCTGTTCGTCGCCATCGACCGCGCCACCCGCTGGGTCTATGTCGCCCTCAAGCCCAACCGCACCGCCTTAAGCGCAAAGGACTTCCTCAAAGCGGTGATTCAGGCCGCGCCTTTCCGCATCCAGAAATGCCTGACCGACAACGGCTCGGAGTTTACCGACCGTTTCCTGACCCGAACTCGGCAGCCCTCGGGGACGCATGAGTTTGACCGCCTCTGTACTGAACAAGGCATCGAACATCGCCTGATTCCGCCGGGCCGGCCCCAAACGAATGGCCTGGTGGAACGCTTCAATGGCCGCATCGAGGAGGTGTTGCAAACCCATCACTTCGATTCAACCGCCGATCTGGACACCACCCTGCACCGCTATGTCGAGCTGTACAATCATCACATTCCCCAAAAGGCCTTACGCCATCTCACCCCGATCCAGGCTCTCAAAAACTGGCAACTGTCCCATCCTCATCTTTTTCGAAAGAAGGTTTACGATCTTGCGGGACTTGACACCTAA
- a CDS encoding secondary thiamine-phosphate synthase enzyme YjbQ translates to MTPNQVRKTRIYALRRIVYGGSIITIHAKRFTNQMWLQKRITLKPRPRGFHLITEELLGFLPELRKFRIGIAHFFVQHTSASLVINENADPSVRRDLETHLRTLAPDGLAHYTHTLEGADDMPAHIKSCLMGSSVTVPVGDGRLLLGTWQGIYLGEHRDRGGSRSVIATLNGETF, encoded by the coding sequence TTGACACCTAATCAAGTTAGAAAAACTCGTATTTACGCCCTTCGACGGATTGTTTATGGTGGCTCCATAATTACAATCCATGCAAAACGTTTCACTAACCAAATGTGGCTGCAAAAACGAATTACATTAAAACCGCGGCCGCGCGGATTTCATCTCATCACCGAAGAACTATTGGGGTTCTTGCCAGAACTGAGAAAATTCCGCATCGGCATCGCTCATTTTTTTGTTCAACATACCTCCGCGTCGCTGGTTATCAATGAAAATGCCGACCCAAGCGTGCGGCGGGACCTCGAAACGCATTTAAGAACTCTGGCGCCCGATGGATTGGCCCATTACACCCATACCCTGGAAGGGGCGGACGACATGCCGGCGCACATCAAATCTTGTCTGATGGGCTCGAGCGTGACCGTTCCGGTCGGCGACGGACGTTTGCTGTTGGGTACCTGGCAGGGAATTTATTTAGGCGAGCATCGCGATCGTGGCGGCTCGCGCTCTGTGATCGCCACTTTGAACGGCGAGACATTTTGA
- a CDS encoding DUF411 domain-containing protein: MKFLRLTLMAVVLSTFSVHAEESIWDKGAPLLENPVEMTVYRSPTCGCCGKWLEHMKKHGFVVRDIKSNDMDRIKKELGVPDKLQSCHTALVNGYVIEGHVPAADVQKLIQTKPEVSGLTVPAMPVGTPGMEMGGKKDPFAVLIFDKSGKVDTFQEYRFY, encoded by the coding sequence ATGAAATTTTTGCGTTTGACGTTGATGGCGGTAGTTCTGTCTACATTTTCGGTTCACGCCGAGGAGAGCATATGGGATAAAGGCGCCCCACTCCTCGAAAACCCAGTGGAAATGACGGTTTACCGCAGCCCTACCTGCGGTTGCTGCGGAAAATGGCTGGAACATATGAAAAAACATGGGTTTGTCGTGCGCGATATCAAGTCTAACGACATGGACAGGATCAAGAAAGAACTCGGAGTGCCGGATAAGCTGCAGTCTTGCCATACGGCTCTGGTCAATGGTTACGTGATTGAAGGCCATGTTCCTGCCGCGGATGTCCAGAAGCTAATTCAAACCAAGCCAGAGGTTTCGGGATTGACAGTTCCCGCGATGCCTGTGGGCACCCCTGGTATGGAAATGGGCGGAAAGAAAGATCCTTTCGCCGTCTTGATCTTTGACAAGAGCGGGAAAGTCGACACGTTCCAGGAATACCGCTTCTATTAA
- the glk gene encoding glucokinase, giving the protein MLLAGDVGGTKTLLALYDVGMEGLPATIVREATYPSAGYGAFEDMIEDFLRKGRELLDAACFGVAGPVIDGRCQTTNLPWVIDEMRLVALLGTPKVKLLNDLQAMALGLLRLRPDEWVDLNPHAKPATGNRAVIAAGTGLGQAILYWDGHLYHALATEGGHGDFAPNDALEDGLLVYLRNKFSGHVSYERILSGPGLVNVYEYLRDMKQAPERLGLDASIKNADDPAREISTRALRDGDALCREALTLFARIFGAEAGNLALRCFATGGVLVGGGIAPKILPALQDGSFMQGFCAKGRLSEFLSAVPVRVALNSHTGLMGAADYAARMLL; this is encoded by the coding sequence ATGTTGTTGGCGGGTGATGTAGGCGGAACGAAAACGCTCCTTGCATTGTACGACGTAGGAATGGAAGGACTGCCCGCAACTATCGTGAGGGAGGCGACTTACCCAAGTGCGGGATATGGCGCGTTCGAAGACATGATCGAAGATTTCTTGAGGAAAGGACGCGAGTTGCTCGACGCCGCTTGCTTCGGCGTTGCCGGTCCCGTTATAGATGGCCGCTGCCAAACCACCAATTTGCCTTGGGTAATCGACGAGATGCGTTTGGTAGCCTTATTGGGCACACCCAAGGTGAAACTGTTGAACGATCTTCAGGCCATGGCCTTGGGTTTGCTTCGGCTGCGGCCCGACGAGTGGGTGGACCTAAACCCTCATGCGAAGCCCGCAACCGGTAATCGGGCCGTCATAGCAGCCGGTACCGGCTTAGGACAGGCGATATTGTACTGGGATGGTCACCTCTACCATGCGTTGGCGACCGAAGGCGGACATGGGGATTTTGCGCCAAACGATGCGCTGGAAGACGGTTTGCTCGTTTATTTGCGGAACAAATTCAGCGGACATGTGAGCTATGAGCGCATTTTATCGGGTCCCGGGCTCGTCAATGTGTACGAATACCTTCGGGACATGAAACAGGCGCCTGAAAGGCTTGGATTAGACGCTTCGATAAAGAATGCGGACGACCCTGCTCGGGAAATCAGCACGCGTGCATTGCGCGATGGAGATGCGCTATGTCGTGAAGCTTTGACCCTGTTTGCGCGCATTTTTGGTGCAGAAGCCGGTAACTTGGCTTTGAGGTGTTTCGCTACCGGTGGTGTTTTGGTCGGAGGCGGAATCGCACCGAAGATTTTACCGGCACTTCAAGATGGTTCTTTCATGCAAGGTTTCTGTGCTAAAGGCCGGCTTTCGGAGTTTCTATCCGCCGTTCCGGTTCGCGTCGCATTGAACTCTCATACGGGCTTGATGGGTGCCGCCGATTATGCGGCACGCATGTTGCTTTGA
- the ald gene encoding alanine dehydrogenase, with translation MRVGVPKEIKDNENRVALTPRHVSVLVEAGHEVVVETNAGLGSGFKDDEYLRAGARIGGVKDAWDADLVLKVKEPIESEYAYLRNQIVFTFFHLAGAPRSLTEVLLERGTTAVAYETLEDELGRLPILAPMSAVAGNMAALIGGYYLAEFNGGRGVQLGKVLGMRHGRVLIVGDGVVAYHAAQTAWGLGAEVSVAGIDKAKGERIRREIADDIAFFVAEPDAVARHACEADLVIGAVLRHGARADYVVTEDMVRSMQPGSVIVDVSIDQGGCVETSRPTTHSKPVYVKHGVIHYCVTNMPGAYPRTSTIALTEASFPYILSLASQGLAALRDNPGLAKAVNVHRGYLTCKPVAETFGLMERYTAFSEL, from the coding sequence ATGAGAGTCGGAGTACCCAAAGAGATCAAGGACAACGAAAACCGCGTCGCACTGACGCCGCGCCACGTATCGGTACTCGTCGAGGCAGGGCACGAGGTTGTCGTTGAAACGAATGCTGGACTTGGTTCCGGATTCAAAGATGACGAATACCTTCGGGCGGGTGCCCGTATTGGCGGGGTGAAGGATGCGTGGGATGCCGATTTGGTTCTCAAGGTCAAGGAGCCTATCGAATCGGAGTACGCCTACCTCCGAAATCAAATCGTGTTTACCTTCTTCCATCTGGCCGGGGCTCCCCGCTCACTCACCGAGGTTCTGCTGGAACGCGGCACTACGGCCGTGGCTTACGAAACACTAGAGGACGAGCTCGGCCGACTTCCGATTCTCGCGCCTATGAGCGCCGTTGCGGGCAACATGGCGGCGTTGATTGGCGGCTATTATCTGGCGGAATTTAACGGCGGCAGGGGCGTTCAGCTCGGTAAGGTTTTGGGAATGCGCCACGGGCGAGTCTTGATTGTTGGCGACGGCGTCGTGGCTTATCACGCCGCTCAAACAGCCTGGGGACTCGGGGCTGAGGTTTCGGTTGCCGGGATCGACAAGGCCAAGGGCGAGCGGATACGGCGTGAAATCGCGGACGATATCGCTTTTTTTGTAGCGGAACCGGACGCTGTCGCACGCCATGCGTGCGAAGCCGATCTAGTCATCGGCGCGGTATTGCGGCATGGTGCCAGGGCGGATTACGTAGTGACCGAAGATATGGTCCGATCGATGCAGCCCGGTTCCGTGATCGTCGATGTCAGCATCGATCAGGGGGGGTGCGTGGAGACATCACGGCCTACAACGCACTCAAAACCGGTTTATGTGAAACACGGCGTCATCCATTATTGCGTGACTAACATGCCGGGGGCGTATCCCAGGACATCGACAATTGCGCTCACTGAGGCAAGCTTTCCGTATATCCTGTCGTTGGCTAGCCAGGGCTTGGCGGCGCTGCGGGACAATCCGGGATTAGCCAAGGCCGTGAATGTTCACCGAGGTTATCTCACCTGCAAACCGGTGGCCGAGACTTTCGGACTCATGGAGCGTTACACGGCGTTTTCTGAATTGTGA
- a CDS encoding DUF6763 family protein: MPTVADPLLENWYQDTETGRSFRVVAVDEDNDTIEIQYLNGDLGEFDFASWYESPFVPIDPPEDWSAPFDDVEMDDLGYTDADLHEPAQRDLTLDDFLDQEDEY, encoded by the coding sequence ATGCCGACGGTTGCGGATCCACTACTCGAAAATTGGTATCAAGACACCGAGACCGGAAGATCGTTTCGCGTCGTCGCAGTGGACGAGGATAACGACACCATTGAAATTCAGTATCTCAACGGCGATCTCGGTGAATTCGATTTCGCCTCTTGGTACGAGTCGCCGTTCGTGCCGATCGACCCCCCTGAGGACTGGAGCGCCCCGTTCGACGACGTGGAAATGGATGACCTCGGTTACACCGATGCGGATTTACATGAGCCCGCTCAGCGGGATCTCACGTTGGACGATTTTCTAGACCAAGAAGACGAGTACTGA